GCTGCTCATCGACGAATTGGATAAGAGTGACGAGGAGTTTGAGAGTTTCCTTTTGGAACTCCTTGCCGAACAACAGGTCTCGATTCCTGAATTAGGGACTGTTACTGCCAAGGCTAGACCCTTAGTCATTTTAACCAGTAACAATTCCCGGGACTTCAGCGATGCTCTCAGGCGGCGCTGTATACATATTTATCTTACTTACCCGGCCTTAGAGCGGGAAATATCCATCCTTCAGTCTCATGCACCTGAATTAAGCCAAGGTTTAATTCAAGACGTTTGTGAGTTTGTCGCTAAGGTTAGGAAGCTGCCTTTACAGAAGCTTCCCAGTGTTTCTGAGACTATTGACTTTGCCCGGGCGCTCAGTGCTCTGCAGAAAGATGAATTAGCCTATGGAGATCTTATGGGTACTCTTAGTGTGCTGCTGAAGTATCCGAAGGATGTGGCTAAGCTGGAAGAGCGGCTTAAGAAATGGGATAGTGAGGGTTTGGGGCGCAGAGGATAGATTCTCATGGCCGCTACGGCGGCACCAACTGAGAAGATAAGAGGACTCCTTGGTCGGGCAGCTTCGCCCACTCGCGGCTGCGGGAGCTAACCTTCAGCGGATAAGTATTCTTTGGAGATAGCCGCTTCGGCGAAAGTGTCCACCGGACACTTTCGTGCCAAACCTCCGGGTAGTACCTGGTGTGAACCATGGCTGCGCAATCCCCGTAGCCGCTTTGTGGGCTTAACCGCCTCTCCATGCAATGGGTTCACTCCTGTGGGACGAAGCTACCCTGGCTTTGGGGTCGGCAAGTACCGAAAAGGAATGATTAAATGGATGGATGGGTTTTTATCAGGCTTGTGCATGCTCTTAGGCAAGTATCTGTAGCAGTTTCTTCCCAGGATATTCGAGATGCTCAAATGTGTCTCCGGCGCTATCCTAATATATCCGACAAAGAGATTTTGAAAACCCTATTCGTACATCGTCCCCAAGATAGTGCAATTTTTAATACGGTTTGGGAAATTATTGTTGGTGACAGTCAATCTCCAGAACCGGAAAAGACGCATAACAATATTTCTCCTCAGGAGCTGGAGAAACACCAGGATCGTCAAGGTGCAGGGGGCCAAGGAATAGGCTGTGGTTCCGGAGGAGTCAGCCTGACGGAGTGTGGGGATAGTCTGGATGCATCGAAACTGGCCAATTTTATCCCTGTAAAGCTGGAGGAGTTGGCTGGCAGTGATATGGATTTTGAAGAGACAGTCAAACGTATCTTAGCGGAGCTTGACTATTATACTTGGATAAATTCTTATGACTTGGCTTACCAGCGAGGCAGCCTTTCTGAAGAGGCATGGTATGCTCATCAAAGCCGGCGTTCTTTCATCCTGGAGAAAGTTCGACAGCAGGTATTGATCAGTCAGGTAAAGGCTGATAATAGCTGGGACCCGCTGGTTCGGCAATACTGGCTGTTCAAACCCTTAAGTCATTTATCGGAAGAAGAAAAAGGTCTGGTAAGATCGAGCATTCGCAAATGGGCGAAAAATCTGGCGCTCCGGCCGGGATATCGCTGGAAATCCTATCCCAAAGGAGTCATTGATATTCCGGATGTGATTAGAAAGAGTGTTCAGTGGGACGGGCATTTATTTCAGTTGGGTTATCGCCGCAAAGTTCCCCGTGCCCCAGAGCTGGTGGTGCTTTGTGATGTCTCGAACTCTATGGCTCCCTTTGTCGAATTCTTAATCTACTTGGTAACCTGTCTTAGGAAAGGTTTTCGAAAAATACGGGTTTTCTTTTTTATTGATGCTGTCTGGGATGTCTCTGAATACGTGTGGGATGAAGATCTGAGTGACGTAAAACAGGAGATTAAAAGCTGGGGGCATAAAGTGAGTTCGGGATTTTCGGATTATGGAGCGGTTTTTAAAGAACTGGCTGAAAGACATTTAAGAGAGGTGTCGTCCCGGGCAATTCTTATGATTTTAGGAGATGCCAAAAATAATTATCGTTCTGCTCAAACAGATTATTTTGCTCAAATTTCCGAAGGGGTTCGCAGGGTTTACTGGTTAAATCCTTTAGACCTGTCTGAATGGGCTGAGAGGGATAATGCCATGAGAGAGTATCAGGATTATTGCTCTAAAGTTTATCGTTGCCGTACTGCCAAGGATCTGCAGAGAATTGTCAAAGATGTCTTTTAATTTAAAGCCGGCTGCTTTCTGAAGTATAGGGAAGCAGCCGGCTTAATTTGATAATTGAAATATGATTCCCAAAATCCCAAGCGTTTGGGAATTCGGAATCGATTCCGAATTTGGGACAAGCCAAGGAGGAGGCTTGTCCCAAATTCTGACTTGGAAATCGGGGCGGAAAATAATAAGATTCTGGCTGCTTAAGAGGGGAAAAAGGGGTCTGGTTAGAAAACCCTAAGGTATATCTTTGTAAATTGATAAATAACATGCAATATAGGAAATGAAAAACTGGGAAATGAGTGGATATAAATGAGTGGAGCGCATAGGAGGTGTAACCATGACCAAGCATATAGTAATTGAAGGAGAATCTTTATATATAATTGCACAGAAGTATGGCATCAGTTTAAGTTCCTTAATTGCTGCCAATCCGGATATTAAAAACCCTGACTTGATTGTGCCGGGTCAAGTACTTAATGTACCCAAGAAATCCCTTGAGACACCGATTGTTATTCCCAGAGAAAACTACGGTTATCATGAGATGGTTAATGACCTGGAAGCTCTTCAAGAGTTTTATCCCTTTATCCAGATGGATTCAATTGGGTCAACGGTGATGTGCCGTTCGATTCCTGTCATAAGGATTGGGCAAGGACAAAAAGAAGTCCACTATAACGCTTCTTTTCACGCTAATGAGTGGATCACAACCTTGCTCTTAATGAAGTTTTTGGAAGTTTATGCAAAAGCTTATGTCTCCGGCAATAATATAGGGTATTTTAATATCAAAACCTTATTTGAGAGTACTTCATTATATTTGGTCCCCATGGTTAATCCTGATGGGGTGCAGCTTGTGCATGGAAAAATCGATACAGAGTCTCAAATCTATGCCGAAGCAGTTCGGATTAATGGGGAATCTCAGGATTTCAGCGGCTGGAAAGCCAACATTCGCGGAGTTGATTTAAACGATCAGTTTCCAGCAAACTGGGAAACCGAGGTATCCAGACGAGGGGCAACCCAGCCGGCTCCCCGGGACTATCCTGGCCCTGCCCCCCTTTCCGAACCGGAGACCAGGGCTATGGCAGAGTTTACCCAAGCTCATAATTTCCGCTTGGTCAGTGCCTTTCATACTCAGGGAGAAGAGATTTACTGGGGCTATCAAGGATTTGAACCCATGGAATCTCAGGAAATCATCCAACGATTTGTAGAAGTAAGCGGCTACGAAGAGATTCGCTACGTAGAAAGTGATGCCGGCTATAAGGACTGGTTTATTCAAGATTGGAAGTGCCCAGGCTTTACGGTGGAATGTGGTCAGGGAGTGAATCCTTTGCCGGTATCTCAATTCTGGGAAATTTGGGGGAAGGTTATCGGCATTTTCCTAATGGGCTTGCATGTTTAGAGTTATAGATTTAGTCGGACTTCCCAGAGTCAGGCTTTAAGCTCTTTGGCAAGTAAGGCAGCCCCTAAGGCAGCAGTAATGACCGGTTCTTGAGGAATAAATAAAGGAAAGCCCAGTTGTTTGGACAGAGCCTCGATAACTCCGGCATTATGGGCAACTCCGCCTGTGAAGGCGATGTCCGGCTCCAAGCCGGTCCGGCGGGTCATAGAGGCAACCCTGCTGGCTACGGAATCACAAACTCCAGCTAAGATATTCGGCTTGGATTCTCCTGCCGAGACTTGAGATATAATTTCTGATTCCGCAAATACTGTGCAAAAGGATGAGATCTTGGTTGGGCTTTGGGAAAGAGACACTAACCCACCAATTTCCTGCCATTCCACTTCTAAGGCTGAGGCCATCACTTCCAGGAACCTGCCTGTGCCGGCGGCGCATTTATCATTCATGGTGAAATCGGCAACCTTACCGTTGACAAAGAGTTTAATCACTTTGCTGTCCTGCCCGCCGATGTCGATGACGGTGCGGACGGCAGGAAAAAGGTGGCTGATCCCTTTGGCCTGACAGGTAATTTCCGATACTTCCCGGTCTGCCGGGAAGGTGACCCTGCCGTAACCCGTGGCCACAGTTCGGACATCTTCCGGGTTCAAACCGGATTCACTCAATAGCTGATCTTGTAAACTCAGGGCTATAGCTCGGCTGCTATAGCCTCCTTTGGTTTTTTTATAGCCTATAATCTCCAGATCTTCATTAATAAGGACTACTTTAACTGTCAAGGACCCAATGTCCACACCCAGATAATACTTTTTCATACTGGCCTCCTAATTAACAGGTGAAAAACACCTTTGCTTATAATTCGTCAAATGTTTCCAGAAAAGCCTGGACTCGATTGCGGACCGGCTCTTCGGCATAGGCCCTGGGGTCAGCCATATCTGCTTCGATGACTAATCCGGGAACCCCGGTGGCACGCATCACTTCTTTGCGAATCACTTCCTGTACCAAAGAATAAGGCTTGCAGGAACGATTGGAATGCATAACAAAACCTTGAGTATTGTAGTCTTTAATCAGATTAATTAACTGTTTGGCACGATATTGAGGGGAACGGTTGAGAAATATCTCAGTATAAGTGGAGGCTATGCTTTCCAAGGGAGTTCCAGGGGCATGATCCACAGCCCAGCCCCCGCTATAGGTGTCGGTGACAAAGCAGGCTCCTTTTTCAGCAAACATTTTGTAGAACTTAAATAATTGCGGCCAAATGGCTATGTTATCCCACACTAAACGAATTCGCTCCTGGCCGATAGCCCCTTGGGCGAGATTAACCCGTTCTTTGACTTCTGATTTAAGCTTACGGTAAAATTCAATCCCCTCCTGGGATCCTCTCAGCACGACAATGGGAGCCATATTAATGAACAGGTCCGGGGCATTGAGAGGAGAGGGGGCAGCCTGACAATAGCTGCGGGTTTCTTTCCAGAGTGCGGTAATTTCCCGGCTCCGGTTCATTTCCGCTGCCAGGTTCTCTTCACGGAAAGGCCGCCCTGTGAATTTTTCTAATTCCTTAACCAGTTCCAATAATTGCTCTAAGACGTAGTCTTTGGCTTGAGGGGTTAATTCATCAGTTAGAAAGGGGGTATCGAGAACGAAGAGGGGTACATTGAAATGACGAGCCAAAACTTCATACCATTTTAAGACCGTTCCGCAAATATTGTTGCAGGCCACTAAGAGATCCGGTTTAGGCATTCCTCCCAAAGGAGCCAGGTCGGGTCTGAGGACTCCGCCGATATTTGAACGAGCATACGAGCAAAGATCCTGAGAAAATCCTGCAGCTTCCGCAACTTCGCAAAGCTGCACCGTGGCCTTGCGGGCACTGTAAATTGCCGCGTATTGTTCGGGATAAGCGGAGTGAATGTTAAAGGCGCGCAAGAGTTCCACCGGGGCGCCGCTGGTGACCCAAGCCAGGGGCTTGTGCAAAAATTTACCCCAATAGCGGTGATAATTTGTCAGTGTGTAATAGCGGCCCATGGTTTTCTTGAGGTCTTTACCGCTTTTAAGAGGACGATAGTTGGATGACTTGGCTTTGCTATTATTGCCGGATGGTTGTTTCATGGTGGGGGCCTCCTTTAGATTTTAGTACCTTCCAGTAAATTTTCTAAGAAGGCTTGGAGTCTGGTTCGTTCTTGTCCGCTCGCGGCTGCTCCTTCAAGTTCCAGTATTTGAGTTCGAATACCGGTTTTTTGGAACTCATCCCTCAGGGCAACGGCGTCCCAGGCATGAGGTTCACAGTATTTGCGGATGACAATTAAGGCGGCATCCGCCTGGCGCTGTTTAGCAAGGGTGGTTAAGTTGGCAGGTCTTTCATTAAGCCGGATGTTTTTACAGGGGCAGGGAGGCATTTCTGTATACCGCTTAATAATATCTATGAGGGGATCTTCAGATTCATGGGTGGTTGTACCGGAAAAATGCCGGTAACCTGTGCAGGTATCATCAGCAGCCACTCGCCCCCCTAATTCTTCAATCATCTCAAAGAGGCTGTCCTTCTCTAAGACAGCGCCGGTTATCAGTACCCTGACTCTCTTGCCGGAGTCGGAGACCCTTTCTCGGATTGCGGGAAGACTTTTTTCCAGTGCCTGGGCATAAAGTTCCCGGGGCATTACCTGACCGGCCCGCAGGATGGCGGATACTAAAGGGGAAGGGAGATTGGGACGGAGCTCATCTAATTCAAAGACTAATTTACGGATAAGACCACATAATTCAATAGCAGCATGTAAATCATCTTTGGTAATAGGTTGCTGGATTAAGGCGGATAACATTGATAAAAGATTATTAAGTTCAGCGTAAAAGTAGGAGGCAGCTCCCGGGGCTTTCAACATGACAGGAGGAACAATATCGAAGGTCTTATTTTGACTGCAGCTAGCCCAGATTCCGCTTAAACACTGCATGGCGTCGCAAGTGTGAGCAAAGCCAATGCCGGCAAGATCCCCCCACTTTTGCTGTATCTCCATTTCCAGGGTACCCCGGGCTAAAGAGCAGCAATAAGGGGGTAATTCAACAGGATTAGCGTTCTCCGAATCGGGAAAAAGCCGCAGCGGATTTAATCCTGCGGCAATAATCAGCTCCTCAGGAAAATAGGAACAAAAGAAGCCCAAAAACTTGTGGTCAGGGTAGCGGGATTGTCGATCTGCTCCATTTAGAGCAGCCTCTTCCAAGAGGTATTCAAGGGCTTCCTCAGAATTATTAAATGCACTGTTATAGGACATTCCTAACAGCTCCTTTCGATTTTCCGGCGCATTTAAAGCATATTGGTCTTGCTGCCATAAATTTGGGTCTGGTCTCTAAGAGAACGCTTTAGTATTTTGCCGATGGCTGTCTTAGGAAGCTCGGGTCGGATCTCAACCTGCTGGGGAACTTTATAGGGTATTAGGTGCTCGCGGCAAAATGAGATGATCTCCTCTTCGCCAATGGAGGCTCCTTCCTTTAGGGTAATGAAGGCCTTGACCAGCTCTCCTTTATAATTATCAGGGGTGCCTATGACACATGCCTCTTTTACAGCAGGATGTAAATAGAGGACATCTTCAACTTCCCGGGGATAGACATTGAATCCCCCGGTAATAATCATGTCTTTTTTGCGGTCCACGATATAGAAATAACCGTCATCATCCATATAGCCCATATCCCCTGTGTAGAGCCAGCCCTTTCTTATTGCTGAAGCCGTTTCTTGAGGCTGGTTGTAGTAACCAAGCATAAGATCAGGACCCTTGAGTACAATTTCTCCAATTTCACGAGGGGTAAGGACATTTTCCCCGGTATCAATATCCCTGATTTCCATGCTGACATCGGGAAAGGGGATTCCGATGCTGCCTGTTTTGTTAATGCCTCGATATGGGTTAGCGCAAACTGCTGTTACTGCCTCAGTCAATCCGTAGCCTTCCATGAGTTTGCTAGCCGTAAGTTCTTCAAATTGCCGTTTGATTTCCGGAGCTAAAGGTGCTGCTCCGACGAAACAACCTCGCAATGAAGACAGGTTATAGCGAGTTAAACGGGGATGATTAATAATCCCTATGTACATTGTAGGTACACCGGCGAAAAGTGTGGGCTGAAAGCGGTGGATTCCTTTAAGGAGTTCATCTCCTGTGAAACGGGGAAGGAGGACACAGGAAGAACCTGAAATCAAAGGAGCATTCATGCAGACCGACATGCCAAAACCGTGAAAGATTGGGAGAACGGCAAGCAGGCGGTCATCTTTACTCATCTGCACCCAGGAGGCTCCTTGGGCGGCATTAGCAGCTAAAGCATGATGGGACAGCATGACACCCTTTGGTTTGCCTGTGGTTCCTCCTGTATAAATGAGTACGGCAATATCTTCGTGAAGATTAATGTGATTGGGAATGAGAGGCTGGGGTTCTTGTTTAAGCAGGGATTTAAAGCGCAAACAGTGGGGTAAACGTTCTTTGGCTTGGGGTGATATTTTTTTGGATAATGGATAGAGAAGTTTAATAGGCATAGGCATGAATTCGTTAAGAGCAGTGTAGAAAGTTTTTTTTAAGATCTGATGTTCACCAGATTTGTGGCAAGTTTCACGAACACTTTCTAATTTACCGGCGAGAAGATCTAAGCTGATTCCAATTACCGGCTGAGCATCGCGAAAGATATGAAGAAGTTCAAATTCAGTGCTGAGAGGATTTATGGGAACTACCACGGCTCCGATGCTTAAAATGGCAAAATAGCTAATTACATATTGCGGGCAGTTGGGCAGCAGAAGCGCTACCCTGTCTCCTTGTTGAATTCCCATGGTTTGCAGGGCAGTGGCTAACCGATTGACGTAGTCGCCTAATTCTCTATAGAGAATTAGGCGACTGAAAAAGATTAAGGCAACAGCATCTGAATGATTTTTGACACTTTGGCGAAACAATTCATCGAGTTTTGCCTCTCGATACTCTAATCTTGTTGGGACTTCAGGATCATAGTATTGAGTCCATATCATTCCTAGCCCTCCTTTTTGAATCCAAGGCCTATGTCTATATTATAGGAAGTTGGAAGCCTTGTGTATATAAAATTTAAAATATTCTGAAATAGAAGCTGCTAAGAATAGTTTATGCTTGACTTGTCGATGCATGCTAGGGCTCCGGTGGACATTTTCCCTCGAAGCGGCTATCTCCAAAGAATCTTATCCGGGAAGATTGCTCCCGCGCCAGCGAGTGGGCGAGCCTCGGAATGCTGCGGTGAGCGGATATGGCGAAGCTGCCCGACCCCGGAAGCACTCATTTTCATCATCTGCTGGTGCTTCGCAGCGGCATGGGGGTCTACTCTGAAACAACCTAAAGAAACCGTGGACCCGAAAGGCAGGGCAGCTTCGTCCACAGGAGCGAACTCATTGCATGGAGAGGTAATAAATTTAATATTTTTATAAAAAAGTAATCTTTATAAGGAGGAAAATTTAACTTTCTGGAGAATACTAAACAAAGAATAAATCATCAAGCACATAGGAGGGATATTAATGACAAATTTAAGAGATCTATATGTCTGCAGTATTTGTGGTAATGTTGTAGAGGTGGTTAATACGGGAGCACCGGCTTTGGTATGTTGTAACAAACCTATGAATAAACTTGAAGCCGGTACCCAAGATGCCAGCTTAGAGAAACACGTTCCTGTCCTTGAAGAAATACAGGGAGGCATTAAAGTTAAGGTAGGCAGTGTTGCGCATCCTATGGAGGAAAAGCATTCCATTCGCTTTATTGAAGTACTGACCAAGGATCAGGTGCTTAGAGCAGAGCTTCAGCCTGGTCAAGCTCCGGAGGCAAGTTTCCTGGTTTCCTCAGAGGATATTCTTGAGGTAAGGGAATATTGCAATATTCACGGGCTTTGGAAAACTACCAAATAATCATGGATACCCAGGAAAGGCAGGATATTATCCTGCCTTTCTTCAATGTGAAGAATAGGTTTCGTGATCA
This Desulfosporosinus orientis DSM 765 DNA region includes the following protein-coding sequences:
- a CDS encoding AAA family ATPase, whose product is MPTSPLDLAGKLKEEGYLIDQEAATTLFLALALDKPCLIEGPAGVGKTQLALALARAEKRRLIRLQCYEGLDISKALYDWNYAKQLLRLQLAKSEKWDELQFDLFSEEFLLSRPLLEAIRSPEPVLLLIDELDKSDEEFESFLLELLAEQQVSIPELGTVTAKARPLVILTSNNSRDFSDALRRRCIHIYLTYPALEREISILQSHAPELSQGLIQDVCEFVAKVRKLPLQKLPSVSETIDFARALSALQKDELAYGDLMGTLSVLLKYPKDVAKLEERLKKWDSEGLGRRG
- a CDS encoding VWA domain-containing protein gives rise to the protein MDGWVFIRLVHALRQVSVAVSSQDIRDAQMCLRRYPNISDKEILKTLFVHRPQDSAIFNTVWEIIVGDSQSPEPEKTHNNISPQELEKHQDRQGAGGQGIGCGSGGVSLTECGDSLDASKLANFIPVKLEELAGSDMDFEETVKRILAELDYYTWINSYDLAYQRGSLSEEAWYAHQSRRSFILEKVRQQVLISQVKADNSWDPLVRQYWLFKPLSHLSEEEKGLVRSSIRKWAKNLALRPGYRWKSYPKGVIDIPDVIRKSVQWDGHLFQLGYRRKVPRAPELVVLCDVSNSMAPFVEFLIYLVTCLRKGFRKIRVFFFIDAVWDVSEYVWDEDLSDVKQEIKSWGHKVSSGFSDYGAVFKELAERHLREVSSRAILMILGDAKNNYRSAQTDYFAQISEGVRRVYWLNPLDLSEWAERDNAMREYQDYCSKVYRCRTAKDLQRIVKDVF
- a CDS encoding M14 family metallopeptidase; protein product: MTKHIVIEGESLYIIAQKYGISLSSLIAANPDIKNPDLIVPGQVLNVPKKSLETPIVIPRENYGYHEMVNDLEALQEFYPFIQMDSIGSTVMCRSIPVIRIGQGQKEVHYNASFHANEWITTLLLMKFLEVYAKAYVSGNNIGYFNIKTLFESTSLYLVPMVNPDGVQLVHGKIDTESQIYAEAVRINGESQDFSGWKANIRGVDLNDQFPANWETEVSRRGATQPAPRDYPGPAPLSEPETRAMAEFTQAHNFRLVSAFHTQGEEIYWGYQGFEPMESQEIIQRFVEVSGYEEIRYVESDAGYKDWFIQDWKCPGFTVECGQGVNPLPVSQFWEIWGKVIGIFLMGLHV
- a CDS encoding acyl-CoA dehydratase activase produces the protein MKKYYLGVDIGSLTVKVVLINEDLEIIGYKKTKGGYSSRAIALSLQDQLLSESGLNPEDVRTVATGYGRVTFPADREVSEITCQAKGISHLFPAVRTVIDIGGQDSKVIKLFVNGKVADFTMNDKCAAGTGRFLEVMASALEVEWQEIGGLVSLSQSPTKISSFCTVFAESEIISQVSAGESKPNILAGVCDSVASRVASMTRRTGLEPDIAFTGGVAHNAGVIEALSKQLGFPLFIPQEPVITAALGAALLAKELKA
- a CDS encoding 2-hydroxyacyl-CoA dehydratase subunit D — its product is MKQPSGNNSKAKSSNYRPLKSGKDLKKTMGRYYTLTNYHRYWGKFLHKPLAWVTSGAPVELLRAFNIHSAYPEQYAAIYSARKATVQLCEVAEAAGFSQDLCSYARSNIGGVLRPDLAPLGGMPKPDLLVACNNICGTVLKWYEVLARHFNVPLFVLDTPFLTDELTPQAKDYVLEQLLELVKELEKFTGRPFREENLAAEMNRSREITALWKETRSYCQAAPSPLNAPDLFINMAPIVVLRGSQEGIEFYRKLKSEVKERVNLAQGAIGQERIRLVWDNIAIWPQLFKFYKMFAEKGACFVTDTYSGGWAVDHAPGTPLESIASTYTEIFLNRSPQYRAKQLINLIKDYNTQGFVMHSNRSCKPYSLVQEVIRKEVMRATGVPGLVIEADMADPRAYAEEPVRNRVQAFLETFDEL
- a CDS encoding 2-hydroxyacyl-CoA dehydratase family protein codes for the protein MSYNSAFNNSEEALEYLLEEAALNGADRQSRYPDHKFLGFFCSYFPEELIIAAGLNPLRLFPDSENANPVELPPYCCSLARGTLEMEIQQKWGDLAGIGFAHTCDAMQCLSGIWASCSQNKTFDIVPPVMLKAPGAASYFYAELNNLLSMLSALIQQPITKDDLHAAIELCGLIRKLVFELDELRPNLPSPLVSAILRAGQVMPRELYAQALEKSLPAIRERVSDSGKRVRVLITGAVLEKDSLFEMIEELGGRVAADDTCTGYRHFSGTTTHESEDPLIDIIKRYTEMPPCPCKNIRLNERPANLTTLAKQRQADAALIVIRKYCEPHAWDAVALRDEFQKTGIRTQILELEGAAASGQERTRLQAFLENLLEGTKI
- a CDS encoding long-chain-fatty-acid--CoA ligase produces the protein MIWTQYYDPEVPTRLEYREAKLDELFRQSVKNHSDAVALIFFSRLILYRELGDYVNRLATALQTMGIQQGDRVALLLPNCPQYVISYFAILSIGAVVVPINPLSTEFELLHIFRDAQPVIGISLDLLAGKLESVRETCHKSGEHQILKKTFYTALNEFMPMPIKLLYPLSKKISPQAKERLPHCLRFKSLLKQEPQPLIPNHINLHEDIAVLIYTGGTTGKPKGVMLSHHALAANAAQGASWVQMSKDDRLLAVLPIFHGFGMSVCMNAPLISGSSCVLLPRFTGDELLKGIHRFQPTLFAGVPTMYIGIINHPRLTRYNLSSLRGCFVGAAPLAPEIKRQFEELTASKLMEGYGLTEAVTAVCANPYRGINKTGSIGIPFPDVSMEIRDIDTGENVLTPREIGEIVLKGPDLMLGYYNQPQETASAIRKGWLYTGDMGYMDDDGYFYIVDRKKDMIITGGFNVYPREVEDVLYLHPAVKEACVIGTPDNYKGELVKAFITLKEGASIGEEEIISFCREHLIPYKVPQQVEIRPELPKTAIGKILKRSLRDQTQIYGSKTNML
- a CDS encoding desulfoferrodoxin, whose amino-acid sequence is MTNLRDLYVCSICGNVVEVVNTGAPALVCCNKPMNKLEAGTQDASLEKHVPVLEEIQGGIKVKVGSVAHPMEEKHSIRFIEVLTKDQVLRAELQPGQAPEASFLVSSEDILEVREYCNIHGLWKTTK